In a genomic window of Bradyrhizobium ontarionense:
- the nrdR gene encoding transcriptional regulator NrdR yields the protein MRCPSCNSLDTQVKDSRPTEDSSVIRRRRVCVTCNFRFTTFERVQLRELTVIKRNGRRVPFDRDKLMRSVQISLRKRSVDPERVEKMVSAIVRELESGGESEVSSEAIGEIVMEHLRDLDDVAYVRFASVYRNFREAKDFEAVLGELSAEDEAPRLAPVRK from the coding sequence ATGCGCTGCCCGAGTTGCAACAGCCTCGATACGCAGGTGAAGGACTCCCGCCCCACCGAGGATTCCTCGGTGATCCGGCGGCGGCGGGTCTGCGTCACCTGCAATTTCCGCTTCACGACCTTCGAGCGGGTGCAGCTGCGCGAACTGACCGTCATCAAGCGCAACGGCCGCCGCGTGCCGTTCGATCGCGACAAGCTGATGCGCTCGGTGCAGATCTCGCTGCGCAAGCGCTCGGTCGATCCGGAGCGGGTCGAGAAGATGGTCTCGGCGATCGTGCGCGAGCTCGAGAGCGGCGGCGAGTCGGAGGTGTCCTCGGAGGCGATCGGCGAGATCGTGATGGAGCATCTGCGCGATCTCGATGACGTCGCCTATGTCCGCTTCGCCTCGGTCTACCGCAATTTCCGCGAGGCCAAGGATTTCGAGGCCGTGCTCGGCGAGCTCTCGGCCGAGGACGAGGCGCCGCGGCTGGCGCCGGTCCGCAAATGA
- the glyA gene encoding serine hydroxymethyltransferase produces the protein MTASSAKPASSVDSFFSATLAEADPEIAAAIKGELGRQRHEIELIASENIVSRAVLEAQGSVMTNKYAEGYPGARYYGGCEWVDVAENLAIDRAKKLFGANFANVQPNSGSQMNQAVFLALLQPGDTFMGLDLAAGGHLTHGSPVNMSGKWFKASHYTVRREDQLIDMDAVASQAEQVKPKLIIAGGSAYSRPWDFKRFREIADHVGAYFLVDMAHFAGLVAGGVHASPLPHAHVVTTTTHKSLRGPRGGLILWNDEQFTKKLNSAIFPGLQGGPLMHVIAAKAVAFAEALRPEFKTYAKNIVENAKALAESLRAQGFDIVSGGTDNHLMLVDLRPKALKGNVSEKALVRAGITCNKNGIPFDPEKPFVTSGLRLGTPAATTRGFGVAEFQQVGGLIAEVLNAIAQAPDGSAPLVEAAVKEKVKALTDRFPIYQ, from the coding sequence CGATTCCTTCTTTTCCGCCACCCTGGCCGAGGCCGATCCCGAAATCGCCGCCGCCATCAAGGGTGAGCTCGGTCGGCAACGGCACGAAATCGAGCTGATCGCCTCGGAGAACATCGTCAGCCGGGCCGTGCTGGAGGCCCAGGGCTCGGTGATGACCAACAAATACGCCGAGGGCTATCCGGGCGCGCGCTATTACGGCGGCTGCGAGTGGGTCGACGTCGCCGAGAACCTCGCGATCGACCGCGCCAAGAAGCTGTTCGGCGCCAATTTCGCCAACGTCCAGCCGAACTCGGGCAGCCAGATGAACCAGGCCGTGTTCCTGGCGCTGCTGCAGCCGGGCGACACCTTCATGGGCCTCGATCTCGCCGCGGGCGGCCATCTGACCCATGGCTCGCCGGTCAACATGTCCGGCAAGTGGTTCAAGGCCTCGCACTACACGGTGCGGCGCGAGGACCAGCTGATCGACATGGATGCGGTCGCCAGCCAGGCAGAGCAGGTGAAGCCCAAGCTGATCATCGCCGGCGGCAGCGCCTATTCGCGCCCTTGGGACTTCAAGCGCTTCCGTGAGATCGCCGACCACGTTGGCGCTTACTTCCTGGTCGACATGGCGCATTTCGCCGGCCTCGTCGCAGGCGGCGTCCATGCCTCGCCGCTGCCTCATGCCCACGTCGTCACCACCACGACGCACAAGTCGCTGCGCGGCCCGCGCGGCGGCCTGATTCTGTGGAACGACGAGCAGTTCACCAAGAAGCTGAACTCGGCGATCTTCCCGGGCCTGCAGGGCGGCCCGCTGATGCACGTGATCGCGGCCAAGGCGGTCGCCTTTGCCGAGGCGCTGCGGCCGGAGTTCAAGACTTACGCGAAGAACATCGTCGAGAACGCGAAGGCGCTGGCGGAATCGCTGCGTGCCCAAGGCTTCGACATCGTCTCCGGCGGCACCGACAACCATTTGATGCTGGTTGACCTCAGGCCCAAGGCGCTGAAGGGCAACGTCTCGGAGAAGGCGCTGGTCCGCGCCGGCATCACCTGCAACAAGAACGGCATTCCGTTCGACCCCGAGAAGCCGTTCGTCACCTCGGGCCTGCGGCTCGGCACGCCGGCGGCGACGACCCGCGGCTTTGGCGTCGCCGAATTCCAGCAGGTCGGCGGCCTGATCGCCGAGGTGCTGAACGCGATCGCCCAGGCGCCGGACGGCAGCGCGCCGCTGGTCGAAGCCGCGGTGAAGGAGAAGGTGAAGGCGCTGACCGACCGGTTCCCGATCTATCAGTAA